Proteins encoded in a region of the Lonchura striata isolate bLonStr1 unplaced genomic scaffold, bLonStr1.mat Scaffold_123, whole genome shotgun sequence genome:
- the LOC144248435 gene encoding olfactory receptor 14J1-like: MCYDRYVSICKPLHYGTLLGSRACAHMAAAAWASAFLNALMHTASTFSLPLCHGNALGQFFCEIPEILKLSCSKSYLRELGLIAVSACLGFGCFVFIVFSYVQILRAVLRIPSEQGRHKAFSTCLPHLAVVSLFVSTGIFVHLKPPSMSSPSLDLALSVLYSVVPPALNPLIYSLRNQELKAAVWKLMTGCFQEH, from the coding sequence atgtgctatgaccgctacgtgtccatctgcaaacccctgcactacgggaccctcctgggcagcagagcttgtgcccacatggcagcagctgcctgggccagtgcctttctcaatgctctgatGCACACAGCCagtacattttccctgcccctgtgccatggcaatgccctgggccagttcttctgtgaaatcccagagatcctcaagctctcctgctccaaatcctatctcagggaacttgggctcattGCAGTTAGTGCCTGTTTAGGATTtggatgttttgtgttcattgttttctcctatgtgcagatattgagggctgtgctgaggattccctctgagcagggacggcacaaagccttttccacctgcctccctcacctggccgtggtctctcTGTTTGTCAGCACTGGCATATTTGTtcacctgaagcccccctccatgtcctccccatccctggatctggccctgtcagttctgtactcggtggtgcctccagccctgaaccccctcatctacagcctgaggaaccaggagctcaaggctgcagtgtggaaactgatgactggatgctttcaggaacattaa